The following are encoded in a window of Panicum virgatum strain AP13 chromosome 5N, P.virgatum_v5, whole genome shotgun sequence genomic DNA:
- the LOC120675903 gene encoding lachrymatory-factor synthase-like: MDGASAGAWRGTVRAVASGPAPGAAWELLGDFFSLDRWVSTVRTCRRVEGGDEEGRVRYCEGPVNMAAAAGVGAGAGEAAVAGWSKERLLEMDHAGRRYSYEVVASNKGFGRYRAALRVEDDPAGCAVAWSFEADPVEGWTQEGFVRFLEELARGVARRLEEEINVPKGDGA, from the coding sequence ATGGACGGGGCTTCGGCGGGCGCGTGGCGCGGCACGGTGCGCGCCGTGGCATCGGGGCCAGCGCCCGGCGCGGCGTGGGAGCTGCTGGGGGACTTCTTCTCCCTGGACCGGTGGGTCTCCACGGTGCGGACATGCCGGCGCGTGGAGGGGGGCGACGAGGAGGGGCGCGTGCGCTACTGCGAGGGcccagtgaacatggccgcggcggcgggggttggggcgggggcgggggaggcCGCCGTGGCGGGGTGGTCCAAGGAGCGGCTCCTGGAGATGGACCACGCGGGGCGGCGGTACAGCTACGAGGTGGTGGCGAGCAACAAGGGGTTCGGCAGGTACCGCGCCGCCCTGCGGGTGGAGGACGACCCGGCCGGGTGCGCCGTCGCGTGGTCGTTCGAGGCCGACCCCGTGGAAGGGTGGACGCAGGAGGGGTTCGTCCGGTTCCTGGAGGAGCTCGCGCGTGGCGTCGCCCGCCGGCTCGAGGAGGAGATCAACGTGCCCAAGGGCGATGGGGCGTAG